The region AGCGGCGTGAAGACCGCCGCGCTCCGGGCGCTGGCGGCAGAACCGTCGCCCTCCCCGGCGTTCATCGCCGGCCTCGCGGCATCTCTTCAGCGCGTCGTTGCCGAGGCGCTGGCGACCAAGACGGCGCGCGCAGCCCGCGAGCACCGGCCGCGGGCCCTGTTGCTGGCGGGTGGCGTGGCGGCCAACTCGGTGCTGCGCGCGCGCCTGGAGGACGAATCCGGCCGTCTCGGCATTCCCCTGCTCATCCCGCGGATGGAACTCTGCACCGACAACGCGGCCATGGTTGCGGCCTGCGGCGCCTCCCGCCTGGCCCGAGGGGAGCGGGACTCCTGGGACCTGGGCGCGGCCGCGGACCTGCCCCTGCAGGGCTGACCTCCCGGCGCTGCGGAACGATCTTTCCCCAGGGTCTTGCCCGCGGCGGTCCTTCGGAATAAGATAGAGGGTGGTTAGCACTCGGCTACCTAGAGTGCCAAATCCACAAACACCCCGCAAGGAGGGACGCAAACGATGAAGCTCAAGCCACTGGGCGACCGCGTGGTCGTGAAGCCCCTGGAAGAGGAGGAGCGGACAAAGGGAGGCATCGTCCTGCCGGATACCGCCAAGGAGAAGCCGCAGCACGGCGAGGTAATCGCCGTGGGACCGGGCGAGTGGGATGAGGACGGCAAGAAGCGCATCCCCCTGGATGTGAAGCCGGGCGATCGGGTGCTGTACGCCAAGTACGCGGGTACCGAGGTCAAGACCGACGACGGTGACCTGCTGATCCTCCGCGCCAGCGACGTGCTGGCCATCGTCGAGAAGTTTTCGGTCAAGACCAAGGCCAAGGGATAAGGGAGACCAACGATGCCGAAGATTCTGGCTTACAACGAGGATGCCCGGCGCGCGATGGAGCGCGGGGTCAACAAGCTGGCCGAGGCCGTGAAGATCACGCTGGGCCCCAAGGGGCGCAACGTGGTGCTCGAGAAGAAGTTCGGCTCGCCCACCATCACGCACGACGGCGTAACGGTGGCCAAGGAGATCGAGCTGGAGGACCCCTTCGAGAACGCGGGGGCGCAGCTCGTGCGAGAGGTGGCCACCAAGACCGAGGACGTGGCCGGCGACGGCACGACAACGGCTACCATCCTTGCTCAGGCGATCATGCGCGCCGGACTCAAGATGGTCTCCGCCGGCTCCAACCCCATGGCGCTCAAGCGGGGCATTGACAAGGCGGTCGCCGCGGTAGTCGCCGAGATTCACAAGGCGGCCAGGCCGGTAGAGACCAAAGAGGCGATCGAGCAGGTCGCCAGCATTGCCGCCAACGACGCCCTAATCGGCCAGCTCATCGGTGACGCGATGGACAAGGTCGGCAAGGACGGGGTCATCACCGTCGAGGAGTCCAAGGGGATCGAGACGACCGTAGAGGTCGTCGAGGGGATGATGTTCGACAAGGGCTACATCTCGCCGTACTTCATCACCGACCCCGAGAAGATGGAGGCGGTTCTCGACGACGCGGTCATCCTGCTGACCGACAAGAAGATCAGCGCGATCAAGGACCTGCTGCCGGTCCTGGAGCGGGTCGTGCAGTTGGGCCGGCCGTTGCTGCTCATCACCGAGGACCTCGAAGGCGAGGCACTGGCCACCTTGGTAGTCAACAAACTCCGAGGAACGCTGCAGGCGGTTGCCGTCAAGGCCCCCGCATTCGGCGAGCGGCGCAAGGCGATCCTCGAGGACATCGCGATTCTCACAGGCGGTCAGGTCATCAGCGAAGAGGTGGGCCTCAAACTGGAGAACACCGAGATGATCCACCTGGGCCGCGCCGGGCAGGTGAAGATCCGCAAGGATGAGACGATCATCATCAAGGGCGCAGGCGAGAAGAAGCAGATTCAGAAGCGCGTACAGCAGCTGCGCAAGCAGATCGAGGAAACCGAGTCCGACTACGACCGTGAGAAGCTGCAGGAGCGGCTCGGCAAGCTGGCCGGAGGCGTGGCAGTGGTTAAGGTCGGGGCGCCCAGCGAGGCGGAGTTGAAGTACCGCAAGACCCGCACCGAGGACGCTCTGCGCGCGACGCGCTCGGCCGTCGAGGAAGGCATCGTGGCCGGCGGCGGCGCCGCGCTGGTGGTGGCCAGCAAGGCCATCAAGTCGTTGGGGCTGAAAGGCGACGAGAAGGTCGGCGCCTCGATCGTAGCCCGTGCTCTGACCGAGCCCGCGCGGCAGCTCGCCATCAACGCCGGGCAGGAGGGGTCCATCATCGTAGAGCACCTCAGGGAACAGAAGCCGGATTGGGGCTACGATGTCATGAGCAACGAGTTCGTGGACATGTTCAAGGCAGGCATCGTGGATCCCGCCAAGGTGGTGCGCTCCGCGCTGCAGAACGCGGCCAGCATCTCCGGGCTGCTGCTGACCACCGAGGCCATGGTTGTGGAGAAGCCGGAGGAGGAGAAGCAGGGGCCCGCGGCGCCGCAGATGCCGATGATGTAGGCATCTCTGCGCGGCCTCCGGCCGCACGGAATTTCGGCAAGAGTTACACAAGAGGGGGAGCCAGCGGCTTCCCCTTCTTGCTTGGCGGACAAGGCCGGCCGGCGCGTTGGAGGAAAGCGCTTTCCGCGAGACGAATCCCGGGCAGCAGGGGACACCGCCTGTACCATCGTTCGCCGTTCGACCGCACAACCACCACGAGTGCGTCCAAGGAGCCAATCATGAGATTCGGGTTCATTCCGACCGAAGGCGGCCACTTCTTCGCGCAGGCGCTGCGCGAGGTACTGCTGGGCGAGGAGCTGGGCTTCCATTCGGCGTGGATGGAGGAGCACCACGGCGTCACCAACCACTACTGGCCTTCACCTTTGGTAGTCCTGGCCGGTTTTGCGACGCGGACTTCAAGGATTCTGCTGGGGACCAACATCGCGGTCCTGCCTTTCTACCACCCGGTGCGTGCCGCTGAGGACGTGGCCATGTTGGACATCATCTCGGGCGGCCGCGCAATCTTCGGCGTGGCGATCGGTTACCGCCCGCAGGAGTTCGCCCTATACGGAGCGCAGTTGGAGAACCGTGGAGCCCGACTGTCCGAGGCGATCCGGCTGATGCAGCGCCTCTGGACGGAAGAGTCTGTGACCTTCACCGGCCGGCACTATGCTGTCTCGGACGCGCGGATCGAACCGCGGCCCCTTCGCCCGGTGCCGATCTGGATAGGAGGGTGGGGGGATCTTTCTCTGCGACGCGCGGCTGAACTGGGCGATGCCTGGATTCCAGGACCCACGGCCCGCCTCGAGAAGCTGCTCGACGCCCAGGCCACCTACCGGCGCCACTTGGTCAAGTTCGGGCGCGATCCGGGCGGGGTTCCCACGCCCCTTACCCGCGAGCTGGTCATCGCGGAGACCGAAGCGCGGGCGCGCGAGCTGGCCGAACGCCACCTGCTCGTCAACTACCGCGACGAGTACGGCAAGGACTGGTCGCACCCGCTGATCGGTCGGGAGGACGGAACCCCGGTGGACAGACTGGATGACCTGGGCCGCGACCGATTCCTCATCGGGACGCCCGACCAGGTGGTGCGGCAGATCGAGCGGTTCCGGGAGACCTTTGGCGTGGACCACCTGATCTTCCGGACGTATTTCCCGGGCATGCCTCACGAGCACATCATGAACGAACTGAGACTTCTGGCGAAGGAAGTGATGCCGGCCTTCGCGACCGGCGATCTGGAGGTGGCTCATGATGACACCTAACCTCAACGGTCTGATTCCGGCCACGGTCCTGCCCATGGCGGGCGACGCCCGGCCCGATCTGGAAACCCTGACGCATTACCTCGACTGGGTGGTCCGCCAGGGACCGGTGGGACTGGCCATCAACGCCGATACCGGCGAGGGCCCGCACCTGTCGCGGGGCGAGAAGCGGGCGGTGCTCGAGGCCGCGGTGGCGGCGGTGGCGGGCCGCACGCTGGTTATTGCAGGGATCGGCGGCCCGTATACCGAGGAGGCCGTTGCGCAGGCGCGCGATGCGAAGGCCGCGGGAGCGGACGCCCTGTTGGTCTTTCCCATCCCGGCCTTCTTCGGCCGCCCTCTCTATCCGGAGATCCCGTACGAG is a window of bacterium DNA encoding:
- the groES gene encoding co-chaperone GroES; the protein is MKLKPLGDRVVVKPLEEEERTKGGIVLPDTAKEKPQHGEVIAVGPGEWDEDGKKRIPLDVKPGDRVLYAKYAGTEVKTDDGDLLILRASDVLAIVEKFSVKTKAKG
- the groL gene encoding chaperonin GroEL (60 kDa chaperone family; promotes refolding of misfolded polypeptides especially under stressful conditions; forms two stacked rings of heptamers to form a barrel-shaped 14mer; ends can be capped by GroES; misfolded proteins enter the barrel where they are refolded when GroES binds), translated to MPKILAYNEDARRAMERGVNKLAEAVKITLGPKGRNVVLEKKFGSPTITHDGVTVAKEIELEDPFENAGAQLVREVATKTEDVAGDGTTTATILAQAIMRAGLKMVSAGSNPMALKRGIDKAVAAVVAEIHKAARPVETKEAIEQVASIAANDALIGQLIGDAMDKVGKDGVITVEESKGIETTVEVVEGMMFDKGYISPYFITDPEKMEAVLDDAVILLTDKKISAIKDLLPVLERVVQLGRPLLLITEDLEGEALATLVVNKLRGTLQAVAVKAPAFGERRKAILEDIAILTGGQVISEEVGLKLENTEMIHLGRAGQVKIRKDETIIIKGAGEKKQIQKRVQQLRKQIEETESDYDREKLQERLGKLAGGVAVVKVGAPSEAELKYRKTRTEDALRATRSAVEEGIVAGGGAALVVASKAIKSLGLKGDEKVGASIVARALTEPARQLAINAGQEGSIIVEHLREQKPDWGYDVMSNEFVDMFKAGIVDPAKVVRSALQNAASISGLLLTTEAMVVEKPEEEKQGPAAPQMPMM
- a CDS encoding LLM class flavin-dependent oxidoreductase, translated to MRFGFIPTEGGHFFAQALREVLLGEELGFHSAWMEEHHGVTNHYWPSPLVVLAGFATRTSRILLGTNIAVLPFYHPVRAAEDVAMLDIISGGRAIFGVAIGYRPQEFALYGAQLENRGARLSEAIRLMQRLWTEESVTFTGRHYAVSDARIEPRPLRPVPIWIGGWGDLSLRRAAELGDAWIPGPTARLEKLLDAQATYRRHLVKFGRDPGGVPTPLTRELVIAETEARARELAERHLLVNYRDEYGKDWSHPLIGREDGTPVDRLDDLGRDRFLIGTPDQVVRQIERFRETFGVDHLIFRTYFPGMPHEHIMNELRLLAKEVMPAFATGDLEVAHDDT